The sequence atggcattcgtacagtgcaatgctgaaccgaaaccgaaacacaacaatgagctcgtgcagagggcacggaggaagccaagtttcagtcgcattttcagcgcagcttaagaaactagggtctctagaattacgtatccatgtattttctattaaaggaacacaccacctaatacttacctagtgatgttgtgcctcagacatgcgtaatgtttgcttttttatcaacaatgtacacaagtatgaacctagtcagccgttcacgatggctggcccttgggcaagtggttcaactttggccgagtggctgaatcgagggacgtgccgactatagtgtactagaataatttcctagtgacgcgtccaggaggcagggacaataggccggttgaagcaaacgccagtagacgccactggtggcgttgctgcgcttttttctagtcgcggagccagttcgcgccggtttgggccggttcagacgcgctttgcagctgcttgcctcgtgcgcgtcccctgcgacgctacgttcaaccatagagtttcctacaatacttactagagggaactctggcgctagtgtccatgagagctgcaatgcatcgcgcttcagccagcatgggaatcatgggtagtacacggatttgtctaaacttcgttcttttggctccgtttggctccgcgtcgcctgcatccgctttgtcgcaaaacgaagttcagcaaaaatcagcagtttcacttcaccactttaacttctttaggctcaccaattcaaatctggtcacgaagttcacaacgatccattcttttatccgaaagaaaactaaaccatagcaataaacaaagccacaagtgcgttcgaagcccacaagcacgaagactaggcaaatccgtgtactacccatcattcccatggtggctgaacgatcgcagcgccagagttccctctaggtcattttaggaaactctatgcgttcaacgtcgtagttcttgtgaaaaaaaaaaatggtggatgacttttttttctccggacgcttacatgtgggatgcttccatgtagtacgcctCATTGtacgccgtaaaatgaggtaaggaaacgccggaataatcttgtttagctgcgtttctgtagccgagaataaatcacgaaacgtttgccaccatcaatatgcgtccgtcgaggccgttatttcatcgtacgccttctggcatagcaacgcagcgtagacgttgctgagcacttttgtgtagtttgcgatgagcatgcgatttaaatcttgtgctaggtattgcgcaataaaagcaaaacatgcagagttactcatatgatgggtttgtgcaaatggataataaaaaaatgcgaatagatactgctgcaggcaataactgcaatgaatccgccggtctgcggcatttacgctagcagacgactagaaaaaggcgcagtggcggcgcctggtggcgtctacacaaacgggcacgcgcgctccttctcagacgcgtcactaggaaattattctagtacactatagtgccGACAAACcgaaaggcagaaagacagaccaaaatttctgcgtttaagttcccgaagaaagactatcgtctttaaaaaacgctcGTCCTCAGTTTTACTCCCGTGCTTGCCACGCGGCGGGAGTTGAAGCAGCTGCGTCTACTTGATCGCCTGTACGCTACGTCACGCCAGCGGCCGCGGCAGTCTTATCAGTATAGAGTTTTGCCTCATACCCAAGATTCGTGTATCTTGGCAGGAACATTCTGGTGCATTCTGTTCCATAACGGCGaggcaaaaaaattgggggacgcttatgcttcgcctttaagagttgaacgcgatagagaTATTGTGTTCCTAatgcgcagttccaacactacgagtgtttaacagaatgcgcacactaaggtgtgtgccttatgtaatgggtagcatgcttgaAACCAGGaactattatgcgcgagaaactttttcgaagttgcgatgcacccactacgtggccttaagggaatacgcgcagtaatgtgtgtgccttttgtaatggcacggccggtctggaggcgcgcgctcgctccttcctttacggcctgcgcacggggggctgttgccacctatggccgcaatttcgtgggggcgctccgagccaactgcttggtggcagaagagtagagataaagtacaaaaataaataatggggggggggggaaataaggtcattctgccttaagaggcagagagatagaccgtacgtgaatttataaattttttttggtataataagatagatttaatcaatgtagacaaggtattaggccagcatgaaacaatgaagtttttttttttccttttttcttcgagcatggtggcagacatgtcaccgccccgttataaaggggacgctcatggcatccatccatccatccctaactcactcccggccgttgcggaggctagcgcgcgcagggggtgctcggcttccgacttaccgtggcgctttctgaagttactctatatggtattcatggtaccaatgcaatagaaacatggtagcaagtgtatatgatgactctggtaaattccgctttacataagtggtggcgcaggccgctcataagcccgcttctgttgctcggcaaagcatcgacgcggttataacacagccttgtttttttttaggtttctgtctcttcgagaataagtaagaggatgaacattgcatttggttgaggaaacggtttaataatggtttaggaaatgtttatttcatatgtatgtgccggccgtcgctgtacttgaaaataacaaaattgcacattttttgttggaggcatcttaattcgggctttaatattgaaacaaatacttcaaaaaagtgaaagtcactgcataatggggacggccacgctgcagacgaagaggaaacataaagaaactttcagagaatcctttcaatgggaaacagaatgttttccttggtactacaacgatatgcgcatggagaactgaaaaaaaatcacagctggtaaaacactgtagtgacgatcacagtttaaaggagtcaagtctgtcacagcctgatatgcttccgcgagggcttgtcaataaaaccggaaggcctgtcattctgatctgttaacttttttgtgtagttaataagaagaatccggagaaacttctcagaaatattatgagccagcactctcgcgtgactcttgtccacaccttccggacagtccagaagtggcgaatcttcaaggtatggctcaacagtcaattgcagagtctcgaggattttcgttcgaggaagatatttgactgctttctcgaagaacgtcacaattgtgtccagcattgatagtaactccggctttgagtagtgtagatcataggcttcttgctcaCGGAGatgatgatacaaaggactgctcgttttgtttgtcctcactagcatggcgcatgtgtcgcaaccgacatcagtgatgagtttggcaatgtaaccacctacatacaccaagcctgaataggcaacagagttcggtggtttgcgaggaggttgtcgcagagcttcaagttcctcaataacatcttccggaatagacaccgccgcttcttcaatgttttcgtcgcgaatgtccatgtcttttgaaggtagcgccttttccttgacaatgtgggtcaaagcagccgtgacggctcttgcgtctagcgcgtcattgctgctcccgcacattgccctcaattttccaaacaatgcctctataggatcactgttaaatttcttagtgagcacatagtttactccttttctcagaagaaatcggactgtctccactgtggactttgtggtgaaaagcagggcagtgtacgtctcgtctgtaaagtttccaacgccagcggcgacagaagaatcctggatgcgcttaatgtagcctgaaaattcattttccggccacagcaatttaagcacacgggcgtcaggcattttcgcctccatcgaatataaggtggtcgggtcttaaaaaatattgttgttgctagtagcgctgcgtgtgcgtcttctattgccgagtgccgagaaaggcagactgtccccacacgtacctgtacttccttcaccgcttgctacagccgaaagaagtaattagcacgagaaattggccgggcacagctggtttacaacacgaagcgcatgcggcgaaacgcgctttgggcggttggctcgcgacgccctcacgcggagcgcgccgtcgtgactgtatagaaaaagtttcattgtactcccggcggctgctcaggccgtaagggaaggagcgagcgcgtgcctctagaccggccgtggtaatgagtggctgtctttaaaccaccaagtcgttatgatactgacatggtgtgacgcccgatggcaatgtacgcttgtaccacgcaatattactccgatattacatctcgtactttgacacctgtatacaggacgcgtatttttgggaagcaggaaagttactttcagtgcagctccaagcagtggcgtggctttgtggtagaacacctgcttgccacgcagaaggcctgggttcgattctcactcggacccaacatttttattatttgttttatttgcagtttttccgatttttcggtcacggacaagatgatgatttttcgctcacaaccaacggccccgacgccgacggcggaatttctgcgatacgagctctctaacgctatcgcgttaaaacagtgcCTCGCCataagagagtttgagaattagggccccaaggagcttggggacccaagaagctcgcgagccgccagggcgcatgcgcagaacccaagccactcttaggctcttgcgctcgcgtttacCCGAGACGCAAGAattgaaaaattgggggacccttaagcttcgcctttaagagtcgaacgcgatagcgaaatccggcccctagtgcgcgcttcaaccactaagtgcatacttattaatgtgtattttacacacacacgcccacagacacgcgcgcgcgcgcgaatggtacaggcttttgatctaaagcaagagtcgcatggcctctaagatatacgccgcgcgctcgcgatatcggaggccatgaaaaGTCTCACGAtgcttcacagatggcagcacattatctagagtttgctgtttgcttgatcaacgcaagccggcgttggcttgatatgttttccgctagatggacatagttgttaatttttgtttgaaagttcgtgtgtgtttttagcggcgatggctgcactatcccggccttttttttacgtagtttgatggcctcccaaatgcgcctacaagtcGCCGAATGGGCTTGTTTTCGTCGTGACatctgccgaacaaaatgcgttaggagtctccttccactacatggcatttatgtagtgtttttttccgaagcaactgcaagcaacatcgtggctttgtggtaggacacctgcttgccacgcgaacggcccgggttcgatcctcaatggaaccgaacatttttattctttatatatctgcttctttctcgatttttcggtcacgggcgatttttcgctcacaaccaacggtgccgacgccgacggcgaaatttctgcgacacgagctctctaacgctatcgcgttaaaactagcGTGGGgtcccaaggcgtcttgggttaCCAGCgagaagacgcagcgcgggccacggcgcagtatggcccgcgtctcgcatgattttaaatttcgtcactcgtggcgctccgtgcgtttgactcaacgcagcctgcgttggcccaattttccaactctgctgatcatccgaacgcaagagcaggctgcccaacgcagcttgggggcccagcgtcttgggtccacAATACTCCAACTCCCTATTATGTTGCGTGTCGCATACCCTGCGATCTGACTGCTATAGCGCTAACGCCCACACCTAAATTAGGAAGCACTCAATATATATACAATTCTATTTCGCAGGGCACCTTCCTTGTGACCAGGGCAGCCGGCCAGCATATGGTCAATGACAACAAAGCTCGGCCCGACGGCGGAGCAGCTATTGTGAACGTAGCCAGCATCGTGTCCAAGTGCGGCGGCCCGGGTGCAGCAGCTTACTGCGCCTCTAAAGCAGGCGTCGTGGGGCTGACCAAGTCTGCCGCGCAAGAACTGGCGGCCCACGGCATCCGCTGCAACGCCGTGCTTCCCGGCATGACGGAAACGCCTATGATTGCCCCCGTGCCCGAGGAGCTAAAGACCTCAACTCACGAGGCGACGCCGCTCAAGAGGTCCGCCCAGCCGCGAGAGATCGCCGAGGCCATCAAGTACCTGTGCTTGCCGGCGGCTAGTTCCTTCGTCACTGGCGCTACTCTCGAGGTCGCCGGAGGGTACGCTATGTGAAGACAAATATTGCAGTGTCCGAACGCGTCTGATGCTCACGAAAAGCGATGCTACACTTCGTTTCAGCGAACTTGCAGCGGCTGATGGACGCTGGGCACCGGGATTCCCCGTATCTACCTGGCTAATCGAAGCTAAAGTCAACACCGAAAAATAATCGGCTGATCAATACGTCACATCTATATACCGCATGTAAGCTCTCACGAACAATTCTTGCGTCCTCGTAGGATAACACTGCTGTAATGACTGGCGCTGCCAATAAAACAGTCTTTTCATACCACTTTTGTGTCTTTACAATGGAAACTACTTTAGACGTCATCGTTATTTGTATTCATTGGTATTTTGAGACAAATGAATGTTCCAAAGATGTTTAAATGAGCTCAATGTCgaagaagaaacagaaaggagCTTTTCGATAATGGCCAAGTTGGATGTTTTTTGGGACTGTGATATGATTTGACAAAATGGTTCACCGAAAAGGAGTCTAGCCGCAATATTAGATGACAGCGGCGAGGCGCATCTAAGACCGGTCAAAAAAGGACACGGAGAcatacacacagcgctgtgtgtgtctatCTACGTGTCGCTCTGCGTCCGGTCATGGATGCACCAGGCGAATGCCATTTAATATGACTCAACAACAAGCCCTACGTGAAACTGCAGCCGCAAAGGAGATTACTGAATTTATATTCCCCAAGTGCCACCTGAATTCACTCGAACTTTTTTCATAATTTCACGTAATGAGCCATCCGGCGGAACTAGGGTAGgtggggcaaaatgcgacaaaagtttgaaagtttcgaatatttattTTGATTTCACTCGTTGCCATAAAATGTCagcacaggaactttcttttgggtacaaggtatgtgctacataaatatgaccATGCTGCGACTGTTAAAagtattattttaaaaagaaacaaaaaaatgaactacatgtctcgttttgccccaacctgcgggacAAAACGAGACACTGCGTAAAGAAAAatgagacagcgtgaaaaaattttatcctttcagttcttgcagtagaagcacttcaaattcactccgtgggccgccacgcagtcttcatgcgcccagtctttacactccacgcattgaatccacacagaacccggcgctgtgttgctccgaaattcctgaaaagcattcagtgctttttccACGTCGTTTCCTCCCAGGAAattctagatgatattctcttaaacgtccgcaccatccttagcaaaaaaatattatatataatgagcgtaaataaacggttcacttaataagacactctctaaggcaattcaatgcctttttgtcgcgttttgcccctctcacgtGCCCGAATTAAAAACATTTTACCCTTTGAGCcatggcaccaaatgaactaaacttttggtggcatgtagctagtagtataaagtaacaacaaatacttacgttgttgtactgacgccGCAGTAGcctcatgcacggatccgaaaatgtggccgagcagaatttcgccccgtTTTGGCGGGTCACAAAAACACTGGCATCAGCCGTGCAATTTTTTACGCGCGAACGCTGTGAACAATCGtaaacttttacacaaaaaaatgtcgaaaactaccggcacctatcgccgaaatagagaaacaaagaaaaggtactttttgtagagaagtacggactgctgggtgagttggtaactcatcttaaagctgtggtgcgcaaaagaacgaaaacacgaaggaaggtactttttgtattagctatagagggcggcaaagtcaaactgtcgcgttttgccccgcgtctcatatTGCCCTGCCTTACCCTAATCCCTTGGGGGAGCTCGCGCACGATTTGCCCAACGATTGGTAGGAGAACACACGGCATGCCGGTGTAAAGTGCGAGGAAACTTGGACGTTTTCGTTTCACACCGTTCACCTCGAGAAGGAAAATCAGGGCCCATATTTACGAAAACGCCTTAAGCTAaattgctcgaaaaaaaaaaaaaactcacggggtatgtattcacctaagaccactcgaaggtgaatgtcgtcttttttcttctcagttgatgtgcTTATCCTCCCTCGCCCTCATCGGAACGCTTTCTGCTcttaacgcggttttgcactgctttaAGAATAGGAGGTTTTGTGGGTTTGGTTCCTGATGCTTTCAGCAGTACCACGTTGGGAAACCAAAGGCCTGCAGCATCCCTAAAGGAATTCGTAGTTGCCGGAGGTTttgatatcactgaaaaaaaaaaagagcaacggGATTCGAAAGAACGAGAAGGCTCGTGAAACGAATGTAGAAGCGATTTGTTGAAAAGTCTATATCGCCTGAAAAGTGAAGCATTGATAGTGGAACAATGCATTACACAAGTACGCAAAGTTACGAGTCTATAGTCTTCTCGGCTTTATATAGTACAGTAATCATTTGGTTGCTATagactcgccacggtggtctatggtaatggtgcttgactgctgaaccgaagggcGCGCGATTGAATCCTGACCGCAGCGGCGGAATTTCGATGCGGGCGAAAGGCTAGatgcgcgtgtacttagatttagctgcacgttacagaacaccagatggtcgaaattcccggagtcctCCAGTGCGACGTCTATTACAATGATATCGTTGTCTTGGGGTTTAAAACCCcgtcaattattattactattacattGCTATCTTAGTTGTAAGCATGGTGTCATGCGCGCACAGGGAAATAAACAGATTTCGCTAGTCACAGCGCTGACTTTATAAACAACGCATACGGAAGTAAGCAAACGCTTCCCGTTGCCTCTACTTGAACATACGCGTCTCCGAAACTTTCACAACGCGTCCTACAATAATAAGCGCACAGAAAGGCGGTGCATACGAATGAGCAAACGACGTCGATTAGTGCAGTCTTCTCCCATACCAGACGCTATCTGCCAGACAGGGTGCACGGGGCGTCTATGTGCTCGGGCACTTTACCCTCAGCCATCTCCCGAGTGCGCTCAGTTTCAGATACATTCACGTTTTGCAAGCTTGTGCGTTGAGCCGAATGGTTAAGGCAGTCGCCTGCAGAGCGTGGGGGCCTGGGAGCGAAGCACAGTACCGCCAAGAGCATTCCCTTTGTTTCATACGTTTATTTCGTTATAGCGATGGCCATCTTACGTGACAGTGTCGAACGGACGGACCGTTGTCTTGTCGAGTCTGTATAGAAATGCCCACGCGTTGAAATATAGTCAGCGAGTACAGAGTACTATGATATACTATACGTATAAGAGCTGCATGCAGCTGCCCATTAGATGTTTAGGACAAATCGTCAATGACATAGATCACTCAGTACTCTGCTACGGAAGAGCTTTATGCAGCTGTCCCTGCAAACAACAGGCGAAAGATTAGCGCCGCAGGTATGAGGCAAATACTGAAAGAGAGGACTACCGCAATTCAATTCGCATGGGAGCTGAACGAATGTACACACTGGTAATATAGGCAATCTTCTTAGCCACCACTATTTCTCTTGGTACCCTGCTAATTTCCTTCTCAATTGTTAATTACTATCGCTGTTTCCATAACACCATCGTTAAGATACGTCGCACTCGCCGTGCATCCTTTAGGCGAAtataacgaaaaaaagaaaaatgtttcttcattacaatatatatatatatatatatatatatatatatatatatatatatatatatatatatatatatatatatatatatatatatacgtacagtACATGCGCGCAAATTTATTCCATCTTTCAAGAATATACTCTCGGAAATCTGAGGCTGGAACAGAAATCACTGATTTTAATTTTTGAAACCCGTTATAATACATATATGCTGAAAGACCATTGCTCCGAATAAAATACACAGGCTGCAAATGTTAAAGTTAGGGTGATTTCTTTTCCAGCGTCAATTTTCCGAGCGTATCTTTTTGACAGATGGAATAAACTTTCGCGCATGTACTTTTGAAGATTATTACAGGGATGACGCCTCCGCTATTTGTCATGTACCTTACCAATGTACTTAAACAAAATAGCCGCTTCTGTGTGAAAATATTCTCGGGAGAATACTTAGGTCGTGTAAATGCAACTAAATATAATAATAGAAACTGAATTCTGGTGTTCGAGAATAACATTTTCGAAGGAAAGCGTCTACCACTTTTTGCCGTTCCATGCATCTTAGATTTTTTAGATCAGGCCTgtggtcgggggggggggggggcgccccccccgaaattttgatttTTGTTTTACCgaagataaataataaaaataggtgtttttctcaaatagtcaaggtcttcagcaagtgccccccctccccccgaaaaatattcctggctacgggcctgtcttaGATAGTTGGTGGGAGGCAGATCACACATAGAAAAACAGGCTTCAGATAACAATAGCCGATGCGCTCACTTCTGCATACACAACTATCGCCCATTCGCTAGCGCTATCAACTGGCACGAGTGTTATCTCTGTAAGTGCAGTGATAGATCACTGACGGCGTTTGGCGAGCGACATCACTCCGAGAGTGCTTCTCTCAGCAGTGATGTCGCTCGCCGGACGTTTGGCTCTGGTGACGGGTGGTGGCAGTGGCATTGGCGAGGCCACATGCCGCGCCTTGGCGAGCGAAGGTGCTGCACTGGTTGTCGCCGACAAGCAGCTGGAGGCCGCACGGAGAGTGGTCGAAACGTTGTCAGGTCTGTGGCGAATGCATGGCTCTTATAGCGAGAAGGACCACTTGGGTAGCACACAGGAGTTATGTCCTAGAAATCTGCATGTCTCTACTCTGGGAGGCTTCTAAAGTGGCGTTCAAGTGAGGTACGGGAAGCTCGAAACATTTGACGAGGTGGGAGTCATAGTTTTCTCCGTAGCGTGTAAGTTTGTGTCTCACGTTTATTAACAGCACGCCATGCCTGAAAACGGCAAGGATGTATACAGTGTGTCCCAGGAAACTGGGGTcaagctaataaaaaaaaaagtgaaacgagACACCAAGACGAGACCAATGGTGTTTGGCTAGGGGCTGCCTGGCGCATGTCGATAAGCTTTTCTCGTTGTCAACCCTTACTTAAATAGTGCATATGGCTTGTCGAAATCATTAAATACGCGCATAATTGTGGGCATTTCAACATCACATTCCGCATCGCATTCGAAAACACCATGATGAAGGATGTAGCTAGGCTGGCTACATCATTCCCAATTACTTTTTCTGCGTTTTTAATTTATGGAGCAAAAGACGACCTTAACTCAGTGATATTCTTGGCGTTTTAGTTCCCCCCGTAATTTAAACGGTTAACGGTGACATCATCATTTATGTACTTTGTGTACGTAAGGGCGAGTGGATGGTTGTTGGATTAGAAATCCCTGCGGTAGCAAGTAAATTAATTTCTAGGAGGGCCACCTGATAACGTTATGGGTAGGAAGCTTGGCAGCTGATTCTGTTGGCTGAAGTGTT comes from Rhipicephalus sanguineus isolate Rsan-2018 chromosome 7, BIME_Rsan_1.4, whole genome shotgun sequence and encodes:
- the LOC119400873 gene encoding (3R)-3-hydroxyacyl-CoA dehydrogenase, which codes for MVNDNKARPDGGAAIVNVASIVSKCGGPGAAAYCASKAGVVGLTKSAAQELAAHGIRCNAVLPGMTETPMIAPVPEELKTSTHEATPLKRSAQPREIAEAIKYLCLPAASSFVTGATLEVAGGYAM